In Canis lupus dingo isolate Sandy chromosome 27, ASM325472v2, whole genome shotgun sequence, one genomic interval encodes:
- the CALCOCO1 gene encoding calcium-binding and coiled-coil domain-containing protein 1 isoform X2 yields the protein MEESSLSRAPSRGGVNFLNVARTYIPNTKVECHYTLPPGTVPSASDWIGIFKVEAACVRDYHTFVWSSVPESAADRSPVHASVQFQASYLPKPGAQLYQFRYVNRQGRVCGQSPPFQFREPRPMDELVTLEETDGGSDILLVVPKATVLQNQLDESQQERNDLMQLKLQLEGQVTELRNQVQDLEMALATARQEHAELREQYKGLSRSHGELIEERDILSRQQGDHVARILELEDDIQTISEKVLTKEVELDRVRDTVKALTREQEKLLGQLKEVQADKEQSEAELQMAQQENHRLNLELQEAKGRQEEQGAQAQRLKDKVAQMKDTLGQAQQRVAELEPLKEQLRGAQELAASSQQKAALLGEELASAAGARDRTMAELHRSRLEVAGVSGRLAELSLHLKEEKSQWSKERAGLLQSVEAEKDKILKLSAEILRLEKAVQEEKTQNQVFKTELAREKDSSLVQLSESKRELTELRSALRVLQKEKEQLQEEKQELLEYMRKLEARLEKVADEKWSEGTATEDEEAAAGLSCPEALTDSEDESPEDMRPPSYGLCERGDSGSPAGPREASGRVVVSQPAPVAPQLSGAAEDTSSDSEAEDEKSVLMAAVQSGGEEANLLLPELGSAFYDMASSLLLALAKERRPRYGWLRKPPTTPKPRCLQHHLPWSPNCPASPLSCPSPFPNHQWLRSGSLVRGQHWGPRHPPVEGVPYL from the exons ATGGAAGAATCATCACTAAGCCGGGCACCTTCCCGAGGTGGAGTCAACTTTTTGAATGTAGCACGGACCTACATCCCCAACACCAAGGTGGAATGTCACTATACCCTTCCCCCAGGCACCGTGCCCAGTGCCAGCGACTGGATTGGCATCTTCAAG GTGGAGGCTGCCTGTGTTCGGGATTACCACACATTTGTCTGGTCTTCAGTGCCGGAGAGTGCAGCTGACAGGTCTCCTGTCCACGCCAGTGTCCAGTTCCAAG CCAGCTACCTGCCCAAACCCGGAGCCCAGCTCTACCAGTTCCGGTACGTGAACCGCCAGGGCCGGGTGTGTGGGCAGAGTCCCCCTTTCCAGTTCCGAGAGCCAAGGCCCATGGATGAACTGGTGACCCTGGAGGAGACCGATGGAGGCTCTGACATCCTGCTGGTTGTCCCCAAGGCCACTGTGCTGCAG AACCAGCTGGACGAGAGCCAGCAAGAGAGGAATGACCTGATGCAGTTGAAGCTGCAGCTGGAGGGACAGGTGACGGAGCTGAGGAATCAAGTACAGGATCTCGAGATGGCTCTGGCGACTGCCAGGCAGGAGCATGCGGAGCTCAGGGAGCAGTACAAG GGGCTCTCCCGGTCCCACGGGGAGCTCATAGAAGAGAGGGACATTCTGAGCCGACAACAGGGAGACCATGTGGCACGCATCCTGGAGCTGGAAGATGACATCCAGACCATCAGTGAGAAAGTGCTGACAAAGGAGGTGGAGTTGGACAG GGTGAGGGACACGGTGAAGGCCCTAACTCGGGAACAGGAGAAGCTCCTCGGGCAACTGAAAGAAGTGCAAGCAGACAAGGAGCAAAGTGAG GCTGAGCTCCAGATGGCACAACAAGAAAACCATCGCTTAAATTTGGAGCTGCAGGAAGCAAAGGGCCGGCAGGAGGAACAGGGTGCTCAGGCCCAGCGGCTGAAGGACAAGGTGGCCCAGATGAAGGACACCCTAGGCCAGGCCCAGCAGCGTGTG GCTGAGTTGGAGCCCCTGAAGGAGCAGCTTCGAGGAGCTCAGGAGCTTGCAGCCTCGAGTCAGCAGAAAGCCGCTCTCCTTGGGGAGGAGCTGGCCAGCGCGGCAGGAGCCAGGGACCGCACCATGGCTGAGCTCCACCGCAGCCGCCTCGAGGTGGCTGGAGTCAGTGGCCGGCTGGCTGAGCTCAGCCTGCatctgaaggaggaaaaaagccaGTGGAGCAAGGAGCGGGCCGGGCTGCTGCAGAGCGTGGAG gcagagaaagacaaaatccTGAAGCTGAGCGCGGAGATACTTCGACTGGAAAAGGCAGTTCAGGAGGAGAAGACCCAGAACCAAGTGTTCAAGACAGAACTGGCCCGGGAGAAGGATTCCAGCCTG GTGCAGTTGTCAGAGAGCAAGCGGGAACTGACGGAGCTGCGGTCAGCCCTGCGCGTGCTccagaaggaaaaggagcagctgcaggaggagaagcag GAGCTGCTTGAGTACATGAGGAAGCTGGAGGCCCGCCTGGAGAAGGTGGCAGACGAGAAGTGGAGCGAGGGCACCGCCACAGAGGATGAGGAGGCGGCTGCAGGGCTGA GCTGCCCGGAGGCTCTGACGGACTCCGAGGATGAGTCCCCGGAGGACATGCGGCCCCCCTCCTACGGCCTCTGCGAGCGCGGGGACAGCGGCTCCCCCGCGGGGCCGCGAGAGGCTTCTGGCCGGGTCGTGGTCAGCCAGCCGGCTCCGGTGGCGCCGCAGCTCTCGGGGGCCGCCGAGGACACCAGCTCTGACTcg GAGGCCGAAGATGAGAAGTCAGTCCTCATGGCAGCTGTTCAGAGTGGCGGTGAGGAGGCCAATCTGCTGCTTCCTGAGCTGGGCAGTGCCTTCTATGACATGGCCAG CTCCCTGCTCTTGGCCCTAGCCAAGGAAAGGAGACCTAGGTATGGTTGGCTCAGAAAACCACCCACCACTCCAAAGCCCAGGTGCCTTCAG CACCATCTTCCGTGGAGCCCAAATTGCCCTGCatcccctctctcctgcccctcccccttccccaaccaTCAG TGGCTTCGCAGTGGGTCCCTTGTCAGAGGCCAGCACTGGGGGCCCCGCCACCCCCCCGTGGAGGGAGTGCCCTATTTGTAA
- the CALCOCO1 gene encoding calcium-binding and coiled-coil domain-containing protein 1 isoform X3, which produces MEESSLSRAPSRGGVNFLNVARTYIPNTKVECHYTLPPGTVPSASDWIGIFKVEAACVRDYHTFVWSSVPESAADRSPVHASVQFQASYLPKPGAQLYQFRYVNRQGRVCGQSPPFQFREPRPMDELVTLEETDGGSDILLVVPKATVLQNQLDESQQERNDLMQLKLQLEGQVTELRNQVQDLEMALATARQEHAELREQYKGLSRSHGELIEERDILSRQQGDHVARILELEDDIQTISEKVLTKEVELDRVRDTVKALTREQEKLLGQLKEVQADKEQSEAELQMAQQENHRLNLELQEAKGRQEEQGAQAQRLKDKVAQMKDTLGQAQQRVAELEPLKEQLRGAQELAASSQQKAALLGEELASAAGARDRTMAELHRSRLEVAGVSGRLAELSLHLKEEKSQWSKERAGLLQSVEAEKDKILKLSAEILRLEKAVQEEKTQNQVFKTELAREKDSSLVQLSESKRELTELRSALRVLQKEKEQLQEEKQELLEYMRKLEARLEKVADEKWSEGTATEDEEAAAGLSCPEALTDSEDESPEDMRPPSYGLCERGDSGSPAGPREASGRVVVSQPAPVAPQLSGAAEDTSSDSEAEDEKSVLMAAVQSGGEEANLLLPELGSAFYDMASGFAVGPLSEASTGGPATPPWRECPICKERFPAESDKDALEDHMDGHFFFSTQDPFTFE; this is translated from the exons ATGGAAGAATCATCACTAAGCCGGGCACCTTCCCGAGGTGGAGTCAACTTTTTGAATGTAGCACGGACCTACATCCCCAACACCAAGGTGGAATGTCACTATACCCTTCCCCCAGGCACCGTGCCCAGTGCCAGCGACTGGATTGGCATCTTCAAG GTGGAGGCTGCCTGTGTTCGGGATTACCACACATTTGTCTGGTCTTCAGTGCCGGAGAGTGCAGCTGACAGGTCTCCTGTCCACGCCAGTGTCCAGTTCCAAG CCAGCTACCTGCCCAAACCCGGAGCCCAGCTCTACCAGTTCCGGTACGTGAACCGCCAGGGCCGGGTGTGTGGGCAGAGTCCCCCTTTCCAGTTCCGAGAGCCAAGGCCCATGGATGAACTGGTGACCCTGGAGGAGACCGATGGAGGCTCTGACATCCTGCTGGTTGTCCCCAAGGCCACTGTGCTGCAG AACCAGCTGGACGAGAGCCAGCAAGAGAGGAATGACCTGATGCAGTTGAAGCTGCAGCTGGAGGGACAGGTGACGGAGCTGAGGAATCAAGTACAGGATCTCGAGATGGCTCTGGCGACTGCCAGGCAGGAGCATGCGGAGCTCAGGGAGCAGTACAAG GGGCTCTCCCGGTCCCACGGGGAGCTCATAGAAGAGAGGGACATTCTGAGCCGACAACAGGGAGACCATGTGGCACGCATCCTGGAGCTGGAAGATGACATCCAGACCATCAGTGAGAAAGTGCTGACAAAGGAGGTGGAGTTGGACAG GGTGAGGGACACGGTGAAGGCCCTAACTCGGGAACAGGAGAAGCTCCTCGGGCAACTGAAAGAAGTGCAAGCAGACAAGGAGCAAAGTGAG GCTGAGCTCCAGATGGCACAACAAGAAAACCATCGCTTAAATTTGGAGCTGCAGGAAGCAAAGGGCCGGCAGGAGGAACAGGGTGCTCAGGCCCAGCGGCTGAAGGACAAGGTGGCCCAGATGAAGGACACCCTAGGCCAGGCCCAGCAGCGTGTG GCTGAGTTGGAGCCCCTGAAGGAGCAGCTTCGAGGAGCTCAGGAGCTTGCAGCCTCGAGTCAGCAGAAAGCCGCTCTCCTTGGGGAGGAGCTGGCCAGCGCGGCAGGAGCCAGGGACCGCACCATGGCTGAGCTCCACCGCAGCCGCCTCGAGGTGGCTGGAGTCAGTGGCCGGCTGGCTGAGCTCAGCCTGCatctgaaggaggaaaaaagccaGTGGAGCAAGGAGCGGGCCGGGCTGCTGCAGAGCGTGGAG gcagagaaagacaaaatccTGAAGCTGAGCGCGGAGATACTTCGACTGGAAAAGGCAGTTCAGGAGGAGAAGACCCAGAACCAAGTGTTCAAGACAGAACTGGCCCGGGAGAAGGATTCCAGCCTG GTGCAGTTGTCAGAGAGCAAGCGGGAACTGACGGAGCTGCGGTCAGCCCTGCGCGTGCTccagaaggaaaaggagcagctgcaggaggagaagcag GAGCTGCTTGAGTACATGAGGAAGCTGGAGGCCCGCCTGGAGAAGGTGGCAGACGAGAAGTGGAGCGAGGGCACCGCCACAGAGGATGAGGAGGCGGCTGCAGGGCTGA GCTGCCCGGAGGCTCTGACGGACTCCGAGGATGAGTCCCCGGAGGACATGCGGCCCCCCTCCTACGGCCTCTGCGAGCGCGGGGACAGCGGCTCCCCCGCGGGGCCGCGAGAGGCTTCTGGCCGGGTCGTGGTCAGCCAGCCGGCTCCGGTGGCGCCGCAGCTCTCGGGGGCCGCCGAGGACACCAGCTCTGACTcg GAGGCCGAAGATGAGAAGTCAGTCCTCATGGCAGCTGTTCAGAGTGGCGGTGAGGAGGCCAATCTGCTGCTTCCTGAGCTGGGCAGTGCCTTCTATGACATGGCCAG TGGCTTCGCAGTGGGTCCCTTGTCAGAGGCCAGCACTGGGGGCCCCGCCACCCCCCCGTGGAGGGAGTGCCCTATTTGTAAGGAGCGCTTCCCAGCCGAGAGTGATAAGGACGCCCTGGAGGACCACATGGATGGACACTTCTTTTTCAGCACCCAGGACCCCTTTACCTTTGAGTGA
- the CALCOCO1 gene encoding calcium-binding and coiled-coil domain-containing protein 1 isoform X1 has translation MEESSLSRAPSRGGVNFLNVARTYIPNTKVECHYTLPPGTVPSASDWIGIFKVEAACVRDYHTFVWSSVPESAADRSPVHASVQFQASYLPKPGAQLYQFRYVNRQGRVCGQSPPFQFREPRPMDELVTLEETDGGSDILLVVPKATVLQNQLDESQQERNDLMQLKLQLEGQVTELRNQVQDLEMALATARQEHAELREQYKGLSRSHGELIEERDILSRQQGDHVARILELEDDIQTISEKVLTKEVELDRVRDTVKALTREQEKLLGQLKEVQADKEQSEAELQMAQQENHRLNLELQEAKGRQEEQGAQAQRLKDKVAQMKDTLGQAQQRVAELEPLKEQLRGAQELAASSQQKAALLGEELASAAGARDRTMAELHRSRLEVAGVSGRLAELSLHLKEEKSQWSKERAGLLQSVEAEKDKILKLSAEILRLEKAVQEEKTQNQVFKTELAREKDSSLVQLSESKRELTELRSALRVLQKEKEQLQEEKQELLEYMRKLEARLEKVADEKWSEGTATEDEEAAAGLSCPEALTDSEDESPEDMRPPSYGLCERGDSGSPAGPREASGRVVVSQPAPVAPQLSGAAEDTSSDSEAEDEKSVLMAAVQSGGEEANLLLPELGSAFYDMASTIFRGAQIALHPLSPAPPPSPTISGFAVGPLSEASTGGPATPPWRECPICKERFPAESDKDALEDHMDGHFFFSTQDPFTFE, from the exons ATGGAAGAATCATCACTAAGCCGGGCACCTTCCCGAGGTGGAGTCAACTTTTTGAATGTAGCACGGACCTACATCCCCAACACCAAGGTGGAATGTCACTATACCCTTCCCCCAGGCACCGTGCCCAGTGCCAGCGACTGGATTGGCATCTTCAAG GTGGAGGCTGCCTGTGTTCGGGATTACCACACATTTGTCTGGTCTTCAGTGCCGGAGAGTGCAGCTGACAGGTCTCCTGTCCACGCCAGTGTCCAGTTCCAAG CCAGCTACCTGCCCAAACCCGGAGCCCAGCTCTACCAGTTCCGGTACGTGAACCGCCAGGGCCGGGTGTGTGGGCAGAGTCCCCCTTTCCAGTTCCGAGAGCCAAGGCCCATGGATGAACTGGTGACCCTGGAGGAGACCGATGGAGGCTCTGACATCCTGCTGGTTGTCCCCAAGGCCACTGTGCTGCAG AACCAGCTGGACGAGAGCCAGCAAGAGAGGAATGACCTGATGCAGTTGAAGCTGCAGCTGGAGGGACAGGTGACGGAGCTGAGGAATCAAGTACAGGATCTCGAGATGGCTCTGGCGACTGCCAGGCAGGAGCATGCGGAGCTCAGGGAGCAGTACAAG GGGCTCTCCCGGTCCCACGGGGAGCTCATAGAAGAGAGGGACATTCTGAGCCGACAACAGGGAGACCATGTGGCACGCATCCTGGAGCTGGAAGATGACATCCAGACCATCAGTGAGAAAGTGCTGACAAAGGAGGTGGAGTTGGACAG GGTGAGGGACACGGTGAAGGCCCTAACTCGGGAACAGGAGAAGCTCCTCGGGCAACTGAAAGAAGTGCAAGCAGACAAGGAGCAAAGTGAG GCTGAGCTCCAGATGGCACAACAAGAAAACCATCGCTTAAATTTGGAGCTGCAGGAAGCAAAGGGCCGGCAGGAGGAACAGGGTGCTCAGGCCCAGCGGCTGAAGGACAAGGTGGCCCAGATGAAGGACACCCTAGGCCAGGCCCAGCAGCGTGTG GCTGAGTTGGAGCCCCTGAAGGAGCAGCTTCGAGGAGCTCAGGAGCTTGCAGCCTCGAGTCAGCAGAAAGCCGCTCTCCTTGGGGAGGAGCTGGCCAGCGCGGCAGGAGCCAGGGACCGCACCATGGCTGAGCTCCACCGCAGCCGCCTCGAGGTGGCTGGAGTCAGTGGCCGGCTGGCTGAGCTCAGCCTGCatctgaaggaggaaaaaagccaGTGGAGCAAGGAGCGGGCCGGGCTGCTGCAGAGCGTGGAG gcagagaaagacaaaatccTGAAGCTGAGCGCGGAGATACTTCGACTGGAAAAGGCAGTTCAGGAGGAGAAGACCCAGAACCAAGTGTTCAAGACAGAACTGGCCCGGGAGAAGGATTCCAGCCTG GTGCAGTTGTCAGAGAGCAAGCGGGAACTGACGGAGCTGCGGTCAGCCCTGCGCGTGCTccagaaggaaaaggagcagctgcaggaggagaagcag GAGCTGCTTGAGTACATGAGGAAGCTGGAGGCCCGCCTGGAGAAGGTGGCAGACGAGAAGTGGAGCGAGGGCACCGCCACAGAGGATGAGGAGGCGGCTGCAGGGCTGA GCTGCCCGGAGGCTCTGACGGACTCCGAGGATGAGTCCCCGGAGGACATGCGGCCCCCCTCCTACGGCCTCTGCGAGCGCGGGGACAGCGGCTCCCCCGCGGGGCCGCGAGAGGCTTCTGGCCGGGTCGTGGTCAGCCAGCCGGCTCCGGTGGCGCCGCAGCTCTCGGGGGCCGCCGAGGACACCAGCTCTGACTcg GAGGCCGAAGATGAGAAGTCAGTCCTCATGGCAGCTGTTCAGAGTGGCGGTGAGGAGGCCAATCTGCTGCTTCCTGAGCTGGGCAGTGCCTTCTATGACATGGCCAG CACCATCTTCCGTGGAGCCCAAATTGCCCTGCatcccctctctcctgcccctcccccttccccaaccaTCAG TGGCTTCGCAGTGGGTCCCTTGTCAGAGGCCAGCACTGGGGGCCCCGCCACCCCCCCGTGGAGGGAGTGCCCTATTTGTAAGGAGCGCTTCCCAGCCGAGAGTGATAAGGACGCCCTGGAGGACCACATGGATGGACACTTCTTTTTCAGCACCCAGGACCCCTTTACCTTTGAGTGA